The Podospora bellae-mahoneyi strain CBS 112042 chromosome 7, whole genome shotgun sequence genome includes a window with the following:
- the RRP45 gene encoding 3'-5'-exoribonuclease (BUSCO:EOG09264398; EggNog:ENOG503NUU4; COG:J), producing the protein MPREAEPSLNEKQFVLQALHDSVRLDGRELEQYRPLELTFGDQHGVADVTLGKTRVLAKASAELTVPYADRPLDGIFNIATELSPMTSPAFEVNRPTETEVLISRLLEKTVRRSGALDTESLCLVAGQKCWSIRVDVHVLSHDGNLIDAACFAVVAALRHFRKPDISIEGGVLTVYTPAEREPVPLSWLHSPFCVTWSFFGEEGDVAVLDATWMEEQVRSGSCTISLNKHGEICQIAKLGGVPVEAVSLLQCTNVALVKAKDMSSKLDRWLAEDARRRDKGGLLAELSAENDRVPDM; encoded by the exons ATGCCCAGAGAAGCAGAACCATCCCTCAACGAGAAGCAGTTCGTCCTGCAAGCCCTCCACGACAGCGTCCGCCTCGACGGCCGAGAGCTCGAACAATACCGGCCCTTGGAGCTCACCTTTGGCGACCAACATGGCGTCGCAGACGTCACACTAGGCAAGACGAG AGTCCTCGCCAAAGCCTCAGCCGAACTAACAGTCCCCTACGCCGACCGCCCCCTCGACGGCATCTTCAACATCGCAACCGAGCTCTCCCCCATGACCTCCCCCGCCTTCGAAGTCAACCGCCCGACCGAGACAGAAGTTCTcatctcccgcctcctcgaAAAGACGGTCCGCCGCTCTGGCGCCCTCGACACCGAGTCCCTCTGCCTCGTCGCCGGCCAAAAGTGCTGGTCCATCCGCGTCGACGTCCACGTCCTCTCCCACGACGGCAACCTCATTGATGCCGCCTGCTTCGCCGTCGTCGCCGCCCTCCGCCACTTCCGCAAGCCGGACATCAGCATAGAGGGCGGCGTCTTGACCGTCTACACCCCCGCCGAGAGGGAGCCGGTGCCCCTCAGCTGGCTGCACTCGCCGTTTTGCGTCACGTGGAGCttctttggggaggagggggatgtcgCCGTTTTGGATGCGACGTGGATGGAGGAGCAGGTCAGGTCGGGGAGCTGCACCATCAGTCTGAACAAGCATGGCGAGATTTGCCAGATTGCAAAGCTGGGAGGGGtgccggtggaggcggtCAGTTTGCTGCAATGCACAAACGTTGCGTTGGTGAAGGCAAAGGACATGTCGTCAAAACTGGACAGGTGGTTGGCCGAGGatgcgaggaggagggataaGGGTGGGTTATTGGCCGAGTTATCGGCCGAGAATGATAGAGTACCGGATATgtga
- a CDS encoding hypothetical protein (EggNog:ENOG503NZVR; COG:F) yields MDRLKNVFAPVKADPDEYSPLTDSDDDDSRSGTLEGEVYEEQSPFSWIEYSIFAFIGVAMLWAWNMFLAAAPYFQSRFVSDPWMQDTSQSAILAVSTTTNLVTMLVLTNMQSSASYPFRINTALFLNVAVFTLLTISTSHFLDASTGAYFAFLLVMVGITALASGLMQNGAFAFAASFGRTEYTQAIMAGQGVAGILPPLTQMLSYLAFSPAEPALDPARRTAEDDGPQESSTAAFIYFLTAVIISGITLLAFLPLVNRHNRIVERRLAEQQDLSQSVTSIEEAERANRRYVSMSTLFRKLRWVSVSVFMCFAVAMFFPVFTAKILSVHNADSDGKLYAPGAFIPLGFFFWNLGDLTGRVATMFPFSLRHRPKALFAIAMGRWLFLPLYFLCNIGGRGAVVKSDLFYLVAVQFPFGLTSGWLGSSAMMAAGEWVGEWEREAAGGFMGMCLVAGLTVGSLLSFTAAGV; encoded by the exons ATGGATCGCCTCAAGAATGTGTTTGCGCCTGTAAAGGCCGACCCAGACGAGTACTCGCCGTTGACTGATTCCGACGATGATGACTCCCGCTCGGGAacgctggagggggaggtgtatGAAGAGCAGTCGCCGTTTTCGTGGATCGAGTACTCCATATTTGCCTTTATTGGCGTGGCGATGCTGTGGGCGTG GAACATGTTTCTTGCTGCGGCGCCGTACTTTCAAAGCCGATTCGTATCCGACCCATGGATGCAGGATACCTCCCAGTCGGCCATCCTTGCCGTTTCAACAACTACGAATCTGGTCACCATGTTGGTCTTGACCAACATGCAGTCGTCGGCGAGCTATCCATTTCGAATCAACACAGCCTTGTTCCTCAACGTGGCAGTCTTTActctcctcaccatctcgaCAAGCCACTTCCTCGATGCCTCGACCGGCGCATACTTTGCTTTTCTCCTCGTGATGGTAGGCATCACCGCCTTGGCGTCCGGGCTCATGCAGAACGgcgcctttgcctttgccgcTAGTTTCGGCAGGACAGAGTACACACAGGCAATCATGGCTGGGCAGGGTGTAGCTGGTATCCTGCCTCCATTGACCCAGATGCTATCCTACCTGGCCTTCTCCCCTGCCGAGCCCGCTCTCGACCCAGCAAGGAGAACAGCCGAGGACGACGGCCCCCAAGAAAGCAGCACCGCGGCGTTCATCTACTTCCTCACCGCGGTGATCATCTCTGGCATCACCCTCTTGGCGTTCCTGCCTCTGGTAAACAGACACAACCGCATTGTTGAGCGCCGGCTGGCAGAACAGCAGGACCTCTCCCAGTCTGTCACTTCCATCGAGGAAGCCGAGAGGGCAAACAGACGCTACGTCAGCATGTCAACGCTGTTTAGGAAACTGCGCTGGGTGTCTGTCAGCGTGTTTATGTGTTTTGCCGTGGCCATGTTTTTCCCCGTGTTTACGGCAAAGATCCTGTCTGTCCACAACGCTGATTCGGACGGGAAGCTCTACGCTCCCGGGGCGTTTATCCCcctgggtttttttttctggaaCTTGGGTGATttgacggggagggtggcgaCCATGTTTCCCTTTTCGCTCCGTCACAGGCCAAAGGCGCTGTTTGCGATTGCgatggggaggtggctgTTTTTGCCGCTGTATTTCTTGTGTAATATTGGGGGACGGGgagcggtggtgaagagtgATTTGTTTTATTTGGTGGCGGTGCAGTTTCCTTTTGGGCTGACGAGTGGGTGGCTGGGGAGTAGTgcgatgatggcggcgggggagtgggtgggtgagtgggagagggaggcggccGGGGGGTTTATGGGCATGTGTTTGGTTGCTGGGTTGACGGTGGGGAGTTTGTTGAGTTTTACTGCTGCGGGGGTTTAG
- the ARL3 gene encoding ADP-ribosylation factor protein 3 (COG:U; EggNog:ENOG503NZ2C) translates to MYHLAKGLYRLATSKEEYSLLLLGLDNAGKTTFHEQVKSIFHPDGAASAPAPNLKTVPTVGQNVSTIILPDMYLKIWDVGGQHSLRKLWQSYYASCHAIIFIIDSTDIGDGNLEHDSTGRLEECRLVLEDVLNHSETEGVPLLVLANKQDREDCVEVVRIKEGLVKKVFEGEKSGSIRDSRVLPVSALTGTGVKEAVDWVRSRVRWNREGRPPVMR, encoded by the exons ATGTACCACCTAGCCAAAGGCCTCTACCGCCTCGCAACCTCAAAGGAGG AatactccctcctcctcctcggcctcgacaaCGCAGGCAAGACCACCTTTCACGAGCAAGTAAAATCCATCTTCCACCCCGACGgcgccgcctccgccccggcccccaacctcaaaacCGTCCCCACCGTCGGCCAAAACGTCTCCACCATTATTCTCCCAGACATGTACCTCAAGATCTGGGACGTCGGCGGCCAGCACTCTTTGCGCAAGCTCTGGCAGTCCTACTACGCCTCCTGCCACGCGATTATTTTTATCATCGATTCGACTGATATCGGGGATGGGAATCTGGAACATGACTCTACCGGCAGATTAGAAGAGTGCAGGCTTGTGTTGGAGGATGTCCTGAATCACAGCGAGACGGAGGGGGTGCCGTTGCTGGTGTTGGCGAATAAGCAAGATCGGGAGGACTGTGTCGAGGTGGTGAGAATtaaggaggggttggtcaagaaggtttttgagggggagaagagcgGAAGTATCAGGGATAGTAGGGTTTTGCCGGTGAGCGCGCTGACGGGGACtggggtgaaggaggcggtggattGGGTTAGGAGTAGGGTTAGGTGGAATAGGGAGGGGAGGCCGCCTGTTATgaggtga
- the ECM15 gene encoding UPF0045 protein M15 (EggNog:ENOG503P47H; COG:S) has product MNHRITTTALRLRPSPFFLTRPRLLSTTTPKMSNNLPTPSSCYADFCLIPIGTPTPSVAKEVASVQSLIRDSGIKHTMHSAGTTLEGSWDDVFRVIGQAHSLVHQSGIVRVQTSLRVGTRTDKKQTAEEKVKRVEDILAAGKE; this is encoded by the exons ATGAACCACCGCATCACCACAACAGCCCTCCGCCTGAGACCATCCCCATTCTTCCTGACAAGACCCAGACTCCTcagcacaacaacccccaaaatgtccaacaacctccccaccccctcctcctgctaCGCAGACTTCTGCCTCATCCCCATCGGCACCCCCACGCCCTCGGTCGCAAAAGAAGTTGCCTCGGTCCAGTCCCTGATCAGGGACTCGGGCATAAAACACACAATGCACTCCGCCGGCACCACCCTCGAGGGCTCCTGGGACGACGTCTTTAGAGTCATCGGCCAGGCCCACTCCCTTGTCCACCAGAGCGGCATCGTGCGCGTCCAGACTAGTTTGAGGGTTGGGACGAG AACGGATAAGAAGCAGACTGCAGAGGAAAAGGTCAAACGAGTGGAGGATATTCTCGCTGCTGGGAAGGAGTAA
- the CAT3 gene encoding catalase (EggNog:ENOG503NUEX; COG:Q), producing the protein MLISTQCPLPGGVGQAGPGPQRPVRRHISNASPVIVMSFFGFWENHPFSVKTHTESADGRGQLYSVVSHSPPLTPLFFSFCCFSLRQVRDIHIGHYIHTMQGGSSSMKRLLTWATLVGSMSAVTKAACPFADPNYHLAKRDEGASQQTENILEEYEVDDSNAYMSSDVGGPMEDQNSLKAGYRGSTLMEDWIFRQKIQHFDHERVPERAVHARGAGAHGTFTSYADWSNITAASFLGGAGKKTPVFVRFSTVAGSRGSADTARDVHGFATRFYTDEGNFDIVGNNIPVFFIQDAIRFPDLIHSVKPRPDNEVPQAATAHDSAWDFFSQQPSTMHTLFWAMSGNGIPRSYRHMDGFGVHTFRFVTDDGNSKLIKWHFKTKQGKASLVWEEAQVLAGKNADFHRQDLWDAIESGNGPEWELSVQIVDEEKALAFGFDLLDPTKIIPEELAPLVPLGIMKLDRNPTNYFAETEQVMYQPGHIVRGVDFTEDPLLQGRLFSYLDTQLNRNQGGPNFEQIPINRPVSPVHNNNRDGAGQMLIHKNVYPYTPNTLNGGYPLQANQTHGKGFFTAPNRIVDGKLVRALSPTFDDHWSQPRLFYNSLTRVEQQFLINAIRFEASHLKNEQVKKNVLEQINRVSNDVAKRVAVALGLEAPAPDPAFYHNNVTAGLSIFNGTLPTIATLRVGVLASSFNDGSLAQARELKEHLSKEGVVVTVVGEVLKEGVDQTYSAADATGYDAVVVTDGTEGLLTGGKNSPLFPAGRPGQILVDSYRWGKPVAAVGENAGQALEQTVGVSRGQDEGVVVGEGVEQVVKGVEEGLRVFRYLGRFAVDEGAE; encoded by the exons atgtTGATCAGCACACAGTGCCCTTTGCCGGGGGGCGTGGGGCAGGCAGGACCAGGACCTCAACGGCCAGTCCGTCGACATATAAGTAACGCCTCCCCCGTCATCGTCATGAGCTTCTTTGGTTTTTGGGAGAACCATCCCTTCTCAGTCAAGACACACACAGAATCAGCCGACGGCCGGGGGCAACTTTATTCTGTCGTATCacactcccccccccttacccccctttttttttctttctgttgTTTCTCTCTCAGACAAGTCCGAGACATACATATAGGACATTACATACATACGATGCaggggggcagcagcagtatgAAAAGGCTGCTGACGTGGGCCACCCTCGTGGGGTCCATGTCGGCGGTGACAAAAGCGGCATGCCCTTTTGCTGATCCCAACTACCACCTCGCCAAGAGGGACGAGGGCGCGAGCCAGCAGACGGAGAATATCCTCGAGGAGTACGAGGTTGACGACAGCAATGCTTACATGTCGTCCGACGTTGGTGGGCCGATGGAGGACCAGAACAGCCTCAAGGCTGGGTACAGGGGGTCTACCCTGATGGAGGACTGGATCTTTAGGCAAAAGATTCAGCATTTTGATCATGAACGG GTTCCCGAAAGGGCTGTTCACGCTCGTGGTGCCGGTGCTCACGGTACCTTCACCAGCTATGCCGACTGGAGCAACATCACGGCTGCTTCCTTCCTCGGTGGAGCTGGAAAGAAGACTCCCGTCTTCGTCCGGTTCTCGACCGTTGCTGGTTCCCGCGGCAGTGCTGATACCGCTCGCGATGTCCACGGGTTCGCTACCCGCTTCTACACTGACGAAGGAAACTTTGACATTGTCGGCAACAACATCCCCGTCTTTTTTATCCAAGACGCCATCCGCTTCCCCGACTTGATCCACTCTGTCAAGCCCAGGCCGGACAATGAGGTCCCCCAGGCGGCCACCGCTCACGATTCGGCGTGGGACTTCTTCAGCCAGCAGCCCAGCACTATGCACACTCTCTTCTGGGCCATGTCCGGCAACGGCATCCCTCGCAGTTATCGTCACATGGACGGCTTCGGCGTGCACACCTTCCGCTTCGTCACGGACGACGGCAACTCCAAGCTCATCAAGTGGCACTTCAAGACCAAGCAAGGCAAGGCTTCTCTGGTCTGGGAAGAGGCCCAGGTTCTCGCTGGCAAGAACGCCGACTTCCACCGTCAGGATCTCTGGGACGCGATCGAGTCAGGCAACGGTCCAGAGTGGGAGCTGTCCGTCCAGATCGTCGACGAAGAAAAGGCCCTCGCCTTTGGGTTTGACCTCCTCGACCCCACCAAGATCATCCCCGAGGAGCTCGCCCCGTTGGTTCCCCTCGGTATCATGAAGCTGGACCGGAACCCGACCAATTACTTTGCCGAGACGGAGCAGGTCATGTACCAGCCTGGTCACATTGTCCGTGGTGTCGACTTTACCGAGGACCCGCTTCTCCAAGGCCGTTTGTTTTCGTACCTTGACACGCAGCTCAACCGGAACCAGGGCGGGCCCAACTTTGAGCAGATCCCCATCAACAGACCCGTCTCGCCTgttcacaacaacaaccgggACGGGGCGGGACAGATGCTTATTCATAAGAATGTTTACCCTTATACCCCTAACACTCTCAACGGGGGGTACCCCCTCCAAGCCAACCAGACGCACGGGAAGGGGTTCTTTACGGCGCCGAACAGGATCGTGGATGGGAAGCTGGTCAGGGCGCTGTCGCCGACGTTTGATGATCATTGGTCGCAGCCGAGGTTGTTTTACAACTCGTTGACGAGGGTTGAGCAGCAGTTTTTGATCAACGCTATCCGGTTTGAGGCATCTCACCTCAAGAACGAGCAGGTGAAGAAGAACGTGTTGGAGCAGATCAACCGTGTGTCAAACGATGTGGCGAAGCGGGTTGCGGTGGCTCTTGGACTTGAGGCGCCGGCTCCGGACCCGGCATTCTACCATAACAATGTCACGGCTGGGCTTTCCATCTTTAACGGAACCCTCCCCACGATTGCGACTTTGAGGGTTGGCGTCCTTGCCTCGTCTTTCAATGATGGGTCGCTTGCTCAGGCGCgggagttgaaggagcaTCTCAgcaaggagggggttgtggtcactgttgttggcgaggtTCTCAAGGAGGGAGTGGATCAGACTTACTCTGCTGCTGATGCCACTGGGTACGACGCGGTTGTTGTGACGGATGGgacggaggggttgttgactgGAGGAAAGAACTCTCCGTTGTTCCCTGCCGGGCGGCCGGGGCAGATCTTGGTGGATAGTTATCGTTGGGGGAAGCCGGTCGCTGCTGTGGGGGAGAATGCGGGACAGGCGTTGGAGCAGACGGTTGGGGTAAGTAGGGGGCaggatgagggtgttgttgttggggagggggttgagcaGGTTGtgaagggggttgaggaggggttgagggtgtttAGATACTTGGGGAGGTTcgctgttgatgagggggcaGAGTAG